From Pseudomonas sp. G2-4:
AGTTGTGGCTGTTCATGTGGGCGCCGCTCAACGGCTACAGCCTGGACGTGTCGCTGGGGTATTTCCTGCTGCCGCTGTCGATGGTCCTGACCGGTCGCATTGCCTACGGCGAACGCCTTTCGTATCTGCAGAAAGTCGCCGTGTTCTTCGCCACCCTTGGCGTGTTCAACGAGTTGTACCAGGTAGGTGGTTTTTCCTGGGCCACCTTGCTGGTGGTGTTGGGCTATCCGCTGTACTTCATCCTGCGCAAACGCATCAAGACCGACAACCTGGGCGGGCTCTGGCTGGACATGACGCTGATGCTGCCACTGGCACTCTGGTTCGTGCAGAGCGGCGAACAGGGATTCGAGGTGTTCAATCAATACCCGTGGCTGTCGCTGCTGATCCCGGTGCTCGGCGTGATCAGTGTTTCTGCGCTGGTGTCCTACATCGTTGCCAGCCGGCTGCTGCCGTTCAGCCTGTTCGGGTTGTTGAGCTACGTCGAACCGGTGCTGTTGCTGGGCGTGGCGCTGCTGTTGGGCGAGAGCATCAAGGCCAGTGAATGGCTGACCTACATCCCCATCTGGATGGCCGTGGCGGTGCTGGTGTTC
This genomic window contains:
- the rarD gene encoding EamA family transporter RarD codes for the protein MSKGIVLSVSASALFAVMYYYTSLLSPLTGLEIFGWRMLLTMPCMTVFMLVVREWHLVTALIRRLVATPRLLIAAIASSALMGAQLWLFMWAPLNGYSLDVSLGYFLLPLSMVLTGRIAYGERLSYLQKVAVFFATLGVFNELYQVGGFSWATLLVVLGYPLYFILRKRIKTDNLGGLWLDMTLMLPLALWFVQSGEQGFEVFNQYPWLSLLIPVLGVISVSALVSYIVASRLLPFSLFGLLSYVEPVLLLGVALLLGESIKASEWLTYIPIWMAVAVLVFEGFKHLMRQRRRG